The following proteins come from a genomic window of Natrinema saccharevitans:
- a CDS encoding OapC/ArvC family zinc-ribbon domain-containing protein, with translation MPHQCTNCGRQFADGSKEMLSGCPDCGGNKFQFAPTATAATDSSASTETETDGSGAVDAGSTPNSSATEPPDGVATRAAETVRNLMSSDSADDAESDGTDHRQPTDAGPTADADSTADAGSWPSSGTAGTDDSEPATGTDTGPEGEFDEWPETARRPADRSDPPADRAVDDTERSDRSANGSNRPTEGPTTTYADDENTAQADARSEVVPPDELPAHEGDEPRLEAEGGDKLHPGTDSTDESLSATDSTDESLSATDSTGGTQPVTDTIDEPPEHGRVVQEPSGQRPSIEELRAELNEQFESIKIVRPGQYELNLMELYNREEYIISLQEDGRYVIDVPDSWRDADDE, from the coding sequence ATGCCCCATCAGTGTACGAACTGCGGCCGGCAATTTGCCGACGGCTCCAAGGAGATGCTGTCGGGCTGTCCCGACTGTGGCGGGAACAAGTTCCAGTTCGCGCCGACCGCGACGGCCGCGACCGACTCGTCGGCCTCGACGGAGACCGAAACCGACGGCTCGGGCGCAGTCGATGCCGGTTCGACGCCGAACTCGAGCGCAACCGAGCCCCCGGACGGCGTCGCGACTCGAGCCGCCGAAACCGTCCGAAACCTGATGTCTTCCGATTCGGCCGACGACGCCGAATCGGACGGTACCGATCACCGCCAACCGACGGACGCGGGACCGACCGCGGATGCCGATTCGACTGCGGACGCCGGCTCCTGGCCCTCGAGCGGGACCGCCGGGACGGACGACTCGGAGCCGGCAACCGGCACCGATACTGGGCCTGAGGGGGAGTTCGACGAGTGGCCGGAGACGGCACGTCGGCCCGCGGACCGCTCCGACCCGCCGGCCGATCGGGCGGTCGACGACACCGAGCGGTCCGATCGGTCGGCAAACGGCTCGAATCGGCCGACCGAGGGCCCGACGACGACGTATGCAGACGACGAGAACACGGCGCAGGCCGACGCTCGAAGCGAGGTCGTTCCCCCGGACGAACTGCCAGCACACGAGGGTGACGAACCCCGACTCGAGGCCGAGGGCGGCGACAAGCTCCACCCCGGTACCGACTCCACGGATGAATCCCTCTCCGCAACCGACTCCACGGATGAATCCCTCTCCGCAACCGACTCCACGGGCGGGACCCAACCCGTGACTGACACCATCGACGAACCGCCGGAACACGGACGGGTCGTTCAGGAACCGAGCGGCCAGCGCCCGTCGATCGAGGAACTCCGGGCGGAACTCAACGAACAGTTCGAGAGCATCAAGATCGTCCGTCCGGGTCAGTACGAACTCAACCTGATGGAACTGTACAACCGCGAGGAGTACATCATCTCGCTTCAGGAGGACGGCCGGTACGTGATCGACGTCCCGGACTCGTGGCGCGACGCCGACGACGAGTGA
- a CDS encoding DUF2073 domain-containing protein: MPKATNADDSDAPDGVQIDLISGERMAGMATMEKIRMILDGVHDGNIVILEEGLTPDEESRLIEVTMAEISPDEFNGIEIETYPKSDTRDSSLLGRIMGGDQAEAKLTVIGPANQIETLHKDETLISALVSRN, from the coding sequence ATGCCAAAAGCAACTAACGCGGACGACTCCGACGCTCCCGACGGCGTCCAGATCGACCTGATCAGCGGCGAACGCATGGCCGGCATGGCGACGATGGAGAAAATCAGGATGATCTTGGACGGCGTCCACGACGGCAACATCGTCATCCTCGAGGAGGGACTGACGCCCGACGAGGAGAGCCGGCTCATCGAGGTGACGATGGCCGAGATCAGCCCCGACGAGTTCAACGGGATCGAGATCGAGACTTATCCCAAGTCCGATACCCGCGACTCGTCGCTGCTCGGTCGGATCATGGGTGGCGATCAGGCGGAAGCGAAACTGACGGTGATCGGCCCGGCCAACCAGATCGAGACGCTCCACAAGGACGAAACGCTCATCAGCGCGCTCGTGTCCCGCAACTAA
- a CDS encoding Era-like GTP-binding protein gives MGLFTELKDSISRATDRLFSEQEPKRIGIYGPPNAGKTTLANRIARDWTGDAVGAESHVPHETRRARRKENVEIERDGKTVTIDIVDTPGVTTKVDYEEFTDEMGEEDAIRRSREATEGVAEAMHWLREDVDGVIYVLDSAEDPITQVNTMLIGIIESRDLPVLIFANKIDLDDSSVKRIEDAFPQHKTVPLSAKEGDNMDEVYDNIAEYFG, from the coding sequence ATGGGACTGTTCACAGAACTCAAAGATAGTATCTCTCGGGCAACGGATCGCCTGTTTTCGGAACAGGAGCCCAAACGAATCGGTATCTACGGTCCGCCAAACGCTGGAAAGACGACGCTTGCGAACCGCATCGCGCGTGACTGGACCGGTGACGCGGTCGGCGCGGAGAGCCACGTCCCCCACGAGACACGGCGCGCACGCCGGAAAGAAAACGTCGAAATCGAACGCGACGGCAAGACGGTGACGATCGATATCGTCGACACGCCCGGCGTGACGACGAAGGTCGACTACGAGGAGTTCACCGACGAGATGGGCGAGGAAGACGCCATCCGCCGCTCCCGGGAAGCGACCGAAGGCGTCGCCGAGGCGATGCACTGGCTCCGCGAGGACGTCGACGGCGTCATCTACGTCTTAGACAGCGCCGAAGACCCGATCACGCAGGTCAACACGATGCTGATCGGCATCATCGAATCGCGGGATCTCCCCGTTCTCATCTTCGCGAACAAGATCGATCTCGACGACTCGAGCGTCAAGCGGATCGAAGACGCGTTCCCCCAACACAAGACCGTCCCCCTGTCGGCCAAAGAGGGGGACAATATGGACGAAGTCTACGACAACATCGCGGAGTACTTCGGGTGA